Genomic DNA from Alicyclobacillus fastidiosus:
AAAACTTAGCGGCAACAACTGCATGATCCGCGAGTCGATGAGGTGCCCGACCTTCAATTGAAACTCGACGTTGACCACTTCGCCCTCGCCCACGTACGAATGGCCTTCCGGCGTAGAAAAATCGATGATATCCACTTTCGGCGGCGAAATGTTGATGTAGCGGCCAAACATCTGGCTCATCGCCGTCGCCGCCCCGCCCATCATCTGGTTCATCGCCTCTCCGACAGCGCTCAGATGCAACTCGTTGAGTTCTCCCTCGACGTTCGTGCCGTCGCCGCCCATCATCAGGTCCGCGATGGTCTTCGCGTCATTCATCTCAATGGCGAGTGCGTTCGACCCAAGCAACCCTTCGGTGAACTCTACGGCGACCATGACATACGGCTGCGGGAAATTTTCCTGGACGGACGCAGGATCAATCACGGTCACCGTCGGCGTCGTGATATCGACCCGGTGCTGCAGCAGCGTAGAGAGCGACGTCGCGGCCGAGCCAAAACTGATGTTGCCGATCTCCCCGAGCGTATCCGCCTCCTCGGGGCTCAACAACTCCGCGGGACCCGTCGGCGGATTCCCGCCACTGAGCAGTGCATCTATTTCATCTTGAGACAATTTCATCTGGTCACTCACTGTCGCTAGCCCCCTCCCATTCGCGCAAAATTTTGATGGCGTAATTTCGGTTACGCTTCCCGATGCTTCCCCAATACGCGACCGTTCCATCGACAAAGACGAGAGCAGGATCGCGAATCGATTGGCGAAGGAGGACCGTGTCACCGACTTCCAAATGCAGTACTTCATTGACCGTCAGCTCAGTCGATCCTAACTGTACCTCGACCTCGACCGGCACCTTCAGCACGTGCGACCTGACCTTTTCGTCTTCCTCTGCGACAGGCTGCCGTCTGCGGCCGGAGTCCATGAAGTGG
This window encodes:
- the fliY gene encoding flagellar motor switch phosphatase FliY; amino-acid sequence: MKLSQDEIDALLSGGNPPTGPAELLSPEEADTLGEIGNISFGSAATSLSTLLQHRVDITTPTVTVIDPASVQENFPQPYVMVAVEFTEGLLGSNALAIEMNDAKTIADLMMGGDGTNVEGELNELHLSAVGEAMNQMMGGAATAMSQMFGRYINISPPKVDIIDFSTPEGHSYVGEGEVVNVEFQLKVGHLIDSRIMQLLPLSFAREMVSTLLMGPVPANQSTEAARVESVPSASAAETTARPETRAAAQVESEAIQSATSVSAALDAYSAMGSAPAAQADALPKNPVHVRQPEFADFDESAAPVPPRNLSLLFDVPLNVTVELGRAKKMVREILELGPGSILELDKLAGEPVDILVNNKRIAIGEVVVIDENFGVRVTDIISQDQRVTKLS